A single window of Rubripirellula lacrimiformis DNA harbors:
- a CDS encoding sulfatase, with amino-acid sequence MKRQLNRFSVGISLLLPLLLVSASGAADRLNVLMIAVDDLRPELACYGAEHIHSPNIDRLASEGVRFDRAYCQVAVCGASRASLLSGCRPETTGCWNFRTPLRSKMPDVLTLPQHFKQSGYETAFLGKIYHSASDDASSWTLNVNRWAPAQAGKGKSYVLAENAKPTERKPKGDRRPSDKAGPSNENGGDVPDEMYNDGHNADRAVRVIEQFADHEKPFFFAVGFLKPHLPFNAPAKYWDLYDRSSIEIPARTSVVDGVPYASSNWGELKNYPDIPRDVDYLDDEKTRELIHGYRAAVSYTDAQVGKLLAALDRTGQRDNTIVILWGDHGWYVGDFGEWCKHTNYEIATRVPLIVSAPGVAPDRSSESMAEFVDIFPTLCQMTGLDVPEHCQGKSLTPILADPSAVVKPAAFSQYLKNKPGAGQMRGTSIRTDRFRYTEWRSVKTGELDAIELIDFDTDPGATVNVASDPKYASFLPGLAKWCAESHSGT; translated from the coding sequence ATGAAACGTCAACTGAATCGATTTTCCGTCGGGATTTCGCTGCTGCTTCCTCTGTTGTTGGTCAGCGCATCCGGGGCGGCGGACCGGCTGAATGTGTTGATGATTGCGGTCGATGACCTGCGTCCCGAACTTGCGTGCTATGGCGCCGAACACATCCACAGCCCCAACATCGATCGGCTGGCAAGTGAAGGAGTCCGTTTTGATCGAGCCTATTGTCAGGTGGCGGTTTGTGGTGCGTCGCGGGCTAGCTTGCTGAGCGGTTGTCGCCCCGAAACGACTGGTTGTTGGAACTTCCGAACGCCGCTGCGTTCGAAGATGCCGGATGTGTTGACGTTGCCCCAGCATTTCAAACAAAGCGGCTACGAAACCGCGTTCTTGGGGAAGATCTATCATAGCGCCAGCGATGATGCGTCTTCGTGGACTTTGAACGTCAACCGGTGGGCGCCAGCGCAGGCCGGCAAAGGCAAGTCGTATGTTCTTGCCGAAAACGCGAAGCCCACTGAAAGGAAACCCAAGGGCGACAGACGACCGTCAGATAAGGCTGGCCCATCGAACGAAAACGGTGGCGATGTCCCCGACGAAATGTACAACGACGGGCACAACGCTGATCGCGCGGTACGGGTGATCGAGCAATTCGCCGATCACGAAAAACCGTTCTTCTTTGCCGTTGGTTTCTTGAAGCCTCATCTGCCGTTCAACGCACCGGCCAAATACTGGGATCTGTACGACCGATCGTCGATCGAAATTCCTGCTCGCACCAGTGTTGTCGACGGCGTGCCCTACGCCAGTTCGAATTGGGGAGAGCTGAAAAACTATCCCGACATCCCTCGTGACGTCGATTATCTTGATGACGAGAAAACACGCGAACTGATCCACGGCTATCGCGCAGCGGTCAGCTATACCGACGCGCAAGTCGGCAAGTTACTGGCCGCACTCGATCGAACCGGACAGCGCGACAATACGATCGTTATTCTGTGGGGCGATCATGGCTGGTACGTGGGCGATTTTGGTGAATGGTGCAAACACACCAACTATGAAATCGCAACGCGTGTACCGTTGATCGTGTCCGCGCCGGGTGTCGCCCCCGATCGTTCAAGCGAGTCGATGGCGGAGTTCGTCGACATCTTTCCAACGCTGTGTCAGATGACCGGCCTGGACGTTCCCGAGCATTGCCAAGGGAAAAGTTTGACGCCCATCCTGGCCGATCCCTCGGCGGTAGTGAAACCGGCGGCGTTCAGCCAGTACTTGAAGAACAAACCCGGCGCCGGCCAGATGCGCGGTACCAGTATCCGCACCGACCGTTTTCGCTACACCGAATGGCGATCGGTGAAGACGGGTGAACTGGATGCGATCGAACTGATCGATTTTGATACTGATCCGGGGGCGACGGTGAACGTCGCCAGTGATCCGAAATACGCATCGTTTTTGCCCGGTTTGGCCAAGTGGTGTGCCGAGTCCCATTCAGGAACTTAG